One region of Aminobacterium colombiense DSM 12261 genomic DNA includes:
- a CDS encoding Ig-like domain-containing alpha-2-macroglobulin family protein, translated as MKKKNIPLLTFVILVLFLVSGHLWAAEDFVVTDFKPQGSIEERAPLITVVFSAPVTPSETWPLSIYPAIPAEGTWNDPQTFTLKLIKPLSSATQYTVEMKEDLRDEKGRLLAGRHSFRFQTPSLTFVECRQIDLTEDGLATLELLFSAPVSPIRIRGFATLKDSYGRMVPYSVSGEHPSTSITLTTRPFDGNELLLSIASGLTSEAGPLGLEKPIEQKILLSSALAVRGSWNYLQGPNRGSIMIQTSSPIDMAKASNFISLEPKIPFTVNPEYNGFTIDGPFQPRQRYVLTLKKELSTRTGSQLGEEFKKAFVFSDVEPSIAFPTGGMFLSPAEDSRIPLETVNIDEVEMSLWRLYENNIPYAVMTGINSVPRELSNLTAQKKAKIQGTPNIAERRAIDLRELAKDEKGVFLLTARNTAPNTWQEAQQVVALTDIGIMARTYSEGIMVWANSIRKLEALVKAEVRVYSRSNQLIAEGKTGRDGIFMLHRTAPWNDELRPFLITVEKDGDMSFLPLDRNVVADNGFDISGRPYLRKGYEAFCFAPRNIFRPGETAQFKAIVRDGAHQAPSSFPLLLTITSSHGKELSRSTAKLSQEGTLLYSWEIPENIMTGAYQLALLMPGNEKTPLGTMTFYVEEFAPPRLEVLIEESVKALKPEEELLLSFSSRYLFGAPASDLPWEGEVRAVSSSFAHPKWKAYIFGDPEKKSEPVNEFIGQGNLDETGKGSLSYKARGELMAPSVLNFLFTIRVREEGGRWVPQTVSIPCYPAPYMIGIEKSKDAPLPQKPYEIRVAAVIPDGTPAPLHSLTVSVSKIMKHYTLKRYADQTRMEEQEEIGTPEVKEVALSQGIGLFTFTPQEPGEYLLQFEDQETGSSASTRLQVWYSFGSGEGGSPLIDRVIISTDKEKYVPGETATVNIQSPFQGLLLFTVDTDRQLIRKIEEMKSGETSLKVKITEDMVPNAYCTAWVIRSVSDKDYDAWGAHRALGTIPLFVDKPESHLSVSIESPQEIEPGSRLPVTVWLKDFKQRPVEGYVALALVDEGILGLTGYETPAPDTFFLGKRELSAFTNDMYDQLMPLESRKTPLLHPSGGDSAEAMYDAAMGGLLSPLLTGRSFTILSLFEGEAGTNHEGKAVIDLDIPEFSGKGRLMAVAVAGSAFGSFAQSVVIQRDIVVEPSLPRAVAPGDHFIMPVTLFSQGDVEQKVTLRVKEVQGMTIDDNKVVTLSVPAKGRISTAMPVTAGAKAGTGSLDIEAQWGEKSFTLSKEITIRPPYPKITTTQSGVITEEGDHTLPVSGGWFSGTQKGTLILSALPTANLTGAFNFVHYYPYSCLEQTVSRGWPLLVMPNLAKHIDPLLSSKKEVEKQLESILRRLGNLQLFDGSFVSWSGEGIPHLWGSVYASHFLVETAKKNIPLPEGLLEGALSYLRQILSLSDEEGPEKLAVRAYASYVLTLNGEPPLGWMEHLKGHRQAMTDSGRIFLAGAYSLYQKNTAPLKELGQVLFSTEEGVGGPTYELYWRNKALLLLMWNALDPLAPETIALASELTEQLYKETWETTQENALVLLALGRYMESTLPLQKKPFTAEVFLSEGSPLAKISEKEEIALPLDAVSHDLILRLKGEGPLYYGLSLSGVPEAAVEAYNKGIEVRRVVNSSASLGQKLSVELYVTPLAPTTTLVLSDLLPGGLEIESTGEIYYMPADGGEIRAEKRDDRLILFITNLKGPLIYRYTTRAVTRGTFALPPVSVEDMYNPGIRSLSHGGTLTIE; from the coding sequence ATGAAGAAGAAAAATATTCCTCTTCTGACTTTTGTCATCCTCGTTCTCTTTTTGGTTTCGGGACACCTTTGGGCCGCTGAAGACTTTGTAGTCACAGATTTCAAGCCGCAAGGATCAATAGAAGAAAGAGCGCCCCTTATAACTGTTGTTTTTTCGGCCCCAGTCACGCCTTCTGAAACATGGCCCTTATCCATATACCCTGCCATTCCGGCTGAAGGAACATGGAACGATCCTCAAACCTTCACACTGAAACTCATCAAACCTCTTTCTTCCGCCACTCAATATACTGTAGAAATGAAAGAAGACCTGCGTGATGAAAAAGGACGGCTATTGGCGGGCCGCCACTCTTTCCGCTTCCAGACCCCGTCTTTGACTTTTGTTGAGTGCCGTCAAATTGATCTTACAGAGGATGGCCTCGCTACCCTCGAACTTCTTTTTTCCGCTCCTGTTTCTCCCATTCGAATTCGCGGATTCGCAACCCTCAAAGACTCCTATGGAAGAATGGTACCCTACTCTGTTTCAGGGGAACATCCCTCCACCTCAATTACTCTTACAACCCGACCCTTTGACGGAAATGAGCTTCTTCTTTCCATTGCCAGTGGGCTGACCAGCGAAGCAGGCCCCCTCGGCCTCGAAAAGCCCATTGAGCAAAAAATACTGCTATCCTCTGCTTTGGCCGTTCGTGGATCATGGAATTATCTTCAGGGACCGAACCGCGGATCTATTATGATCCAGACATCCTCGCCGATAGATATGGCAAAAGCCAGCAATTTCATATCTCTTGAGCCTAAGATCCCCTTTACAGTAAACCCTGAATACAACGGATTTACAATTGATGGTCCCTTTCAACCCCGCCAGCGCTATGTCCTCACCTTGAAAAAGGAACTCTCCACCCGAACTGGAAGTCAGTTAGGCGAAGAATTCAAAAAAGCGTTTGTTTTTTCAGATGTTGAACCTTCTATTGCCTTTCCCACGGGAGGAATGTTCCTCTCCCCCGCGGAAGACTCTCGAATCCCTCTTGAAACAGTCAATATAGATGAAGTGGAAATGAGCCTGTGGCGTCTTTACGAAAATAACATACCCTATGCGGTGATGACAGGCATTAATTCTGTCCCACGGGAACTTTCAAACCTTACGGCTCAGAAAAAAGCAAAAATCCAGGGCACCCCCAATATTGCTGAAAGGCGGGCCATAGACCTTCGAGAACTGGCAAAGGACGAGAAGGGGGTTTTTCTGCTCACTGCAAGAAACACCGCTCCAAACACATGGCAGGAAGCCCAGCAAGTGGTGGCCCTCACCGATATAGGAATTATGGCAAGAACCTATTCTGAGGGGATCATGGTCTGGGCCAACTCCATTCGGAAACTCGAAGCTTTGGTGAAAGCTGAAGTGCGCGTCTATTCCCGAAGCAACCAACTCATAGCAGAAGGAAAAACAGGACGGGACGGCATTTTTATGCTTCACCGCACAGCGCCATGGAACGATGAACTCCGCCCCTTCCTTATTACCGTAGAGAAAGACGGGGATATGTCTTTTCTGCCTTTGGATAGAAACGTCGTCGCTGACAACGGTTTTGACATTTCTGGCCGCCCCTATCTTCGAAAGGGATACGAAGCTTTCTGTTTCGCTCCTCGCAATATTTTCAGACCGGGAGAAACCGCCCAATTCAAGGCAATTGTGAGAGATGGAGCACACCAGGCGCCATCTTCCTTCCCTCTCCTTCTTACCATCACTTCCAGCCATGGGAAAGAACTCTCCCGTTCCACAGCGAAACTTTCTCAAGAAGGAACGCTCCTCTACTCATGGGAAATCCCTGAAAACATTATGACAGGAGCCTATCAGCTGGCCCTTCTTATGCCAGGAAATGAAAAAACCCCCCTTGGAACCATGACCTTCTATGTTGAAGAGTTTGCCCCTCCACGCCTCGAGGTCCTCATTGAAGAAAGTGTCAAGGCCCTCAAGCCAGAAGAGGAATTACTGCTTTCATTTTCTTCCCGCTACCTTTTCGGAGCCCCTGCCTCTGATCTCCCCTGGGAAGGAGAGGTAAGGGCTGTTTCTTCTTCCTTTGCTCACCCCAAATGGAAAGCCTACATTTTTGGAGATCCGGAAAAAAAATCGGAACCTGTCAATGAATTCATTGGACAAGGCAATCTCGATGAAACAGGCAAGGGATCTCTCTCTTATAAAGCGAGGGGAGAACTCATGGCTCCGTCAGTCTTAAACTTTCTTTTTACCATCAGGGTGAGGGAAGAGGGTGGACGGTGGGTCCCCCAAACAGTTTCCATACCCTGCTATCCCGCCCCCTACATGATTGGCATAGAGAAAAGCAAAGACGCCCCGCTCCCACAAAAACCTTATGAAATCAGAGTGGCAGCAGTGATCCCTGACGGAACCCCGGCTCCTCTTCACTCCCTCACCGTGTCTGTGTCAAAGATCATGAAACATTACACCTTGAAACGGTATGCTGACCAGACCCGCATGGAAGAACAGGAAGAAATTGGCACACCTGAAGTCAAAGAAGTCGCTCTTTCCCAGGGAATCGGCCTTTTTACCTTCACTCCCCAGGAGCCTGGAGAGTACCTTCTGCAATTTGAAGATCAGGAAACGGGCAGTTCAGCGTCAACAAGGCTGCAAGTCTGGTACTCTTTTGGATCCGGGGAAGGGGGCTCTCCCCTTATCGACAGGGTTATCATCTCCACCGATAAAGAAAAATATGTCCCTGGGGAAACTGCCACTGTCAACATCCAATCCCCTTTCCAGGGACTGCTTCTCTTTACAGTGGATACAGATAGACAGCTTATTCGAAAAATAGAAGAAATGAAATCCGGAGAAACCTCTCTCAAGGTTAAGATTACGGAAGATATGGTTCCCAACGCCTATTGCACTGCCTGGGTCATTCGTTCTGTTTCAGATAAAGATTACGACGCATGGGGGGCGCACCGCGCTTTAGGAACAATCCCCCTTTTCGTCGATAAACCAGAATCTCACTTATCCGTTTCAATAGAAAGCCCACAGGAAATAGAACCTGGCTCCCGTCTTCCCGTAACGGTCTGGCTCAAAGATTTCAAGCAAAGACCTGTGGAGGGGTACGTTGCCCTGGCTTTAGTTGATGAGGGCATTTTAGGGCTAACCGGATATGAAACTCCTGCCCCGGATACATTCTTTTTGGGCAAAAGAGAGCTGTCAGCTTTCACAAACGACATGTACGACCAGCTTATGCCCCTTGAATCCCGGAAAACTCCTCTTCTTCATCCCTCGGGAGGAGACAGCGCTGAAGCTATGTATGACGCTGCAATGGGCGGCCTGCTCTCACCCCTCCTTACAGGACGATCCTTTACCATCCTCTCTCTTTTTGAAGGGGAGGCAGGGACAAACCATGAAGGCAAGGCGGTCATAGACCTTGACATCCCCGAATTCAGCGGCAAAGGGCGCCTCATGGCTGTAGCTGTGGCAGGTTCTGCTTTTGGATCTTTTGCGCAATCAGTGGTCATTCAGCGTGACATAGTTGTAGAACCTTCCCTTCCACGGGCTGTTGCCCCTGGGGATCATTTTATAATGCCTGTCACCCTTTTCTCCCAGGGGGATGTTGAACAAAAAGTGACCCTTCGGGTCAAGGAGGTCCAGGGCATGACCATAGATGACAATAAAGTGGTCACCCTTTCTGTCCCGGCAAAGGGCAGAATTAGCACGGCAATGCCCGTAACCGCAGGGGCAAAAGCCGGAACAGGAAGCCTTGACATTGAAGCTCAGTGGGGAGAGAAAAGCTTCACCCTTTCTAAAGAGATAACAATCCGTCCGCCCTATCCCAAAATCACCACAACTCAAAGCGGCGTTATCACAGAAGAAGGAGACCATACTCTTCCAGTTTCCGGTGGATGGTTCTCTGGAACACAAAAGGGAACGCTGATTCTATCGGCCCTTCCCACGGCCAACCTCACCGGCGCTTTCAATTTCGTGCATTATTATCCCTACAGCTGTCTTGAACAAACCGTATCGAGGGGCTGGCCACTGCTTGTGATGCCTAATTTGGCAAAACACATTGATCCTCTTCTCTCCTCTAAAAAAGAGGTGGAGAAGCAGCTAGAATCCATTCTTCGCCGCCTTGGAAACCTTCAGCTTTTTGACGGCAGTTTCGTTTCGTGGAGCGGTGAGGGCATTCCCCACTTATGGGGCAGCGTCTACGCCTCCCATTTTCTTGTAGAAACAGCCAAAAAGAATATTCCTCTTCCAGAAGGTCTGCTGGAAGGGGCTTTGTCCTATCTGCGCCAGATTCTTTCTCTTAGCGATGAAGAAGGGCCTGAAAAACTAGCAGTCAGAGCCTATGCCTCTTATGTTCTTACATTGAACGGGGAACCTCCCTTGGGCTGGATGGAGCACCTGAAAGGGCACAGACAGGCAATGACTGATTCAGGGCGGATCTTTCTGGCCGGAGCCTACTCTCTTTATCAGAAAAACACCGCCCCATTAAAAGAGCTCGGCCAAGTACTTTTTTCAACAGAAGAAGGGGTGGGGGGCCCTACCTACGAACTGTACTGGAGAAACAAAGCCCTGCTGCTGCTAATGTGGAACGCTCTCGACCCTCTGGCGCCAGAAACAATAGCCCTTGCATCCGAACTTACTGAACAGCTTTATAAAGAAACGTGGGAAACAACTCAGGAAAACGCCTTAGTCCTTCTCGCACTGGGACGATATATGGAAAGCACTTTGCCTCTTCAAAAGAAGCCTTTTACTGCAGAAGTGTTTCTTTCTGAGGGATCGCCCCTTGCAAAAATCTCAGAGAAAGAAGAGATCGCCCTTCCTTTAGACGCTGTTTCTCACGACCTGATCCTTCGCCTTAAAGGGGAAGGACCCCTTTATTACGGCCTGTCCCTTTCGGGAGTGCCAGAGGCAGCGGTAGAAGCTTACAATAAGGGAATTGAAGTACGGCGGGTTGTAAACAGCAGCGCCTCCCTCGGGCAGAAGCTTTCTGTGGAGCTTTATGTCACTCCCTTGGCCCCAACGACAACCCTTGTGCTCTCAGATCTTCTTCCCGGCGGGTTGGAAATAGAATCCACAGGAGAAATCTACTATATGCCCGCTGACGGGGGCGAGATCAGGGCAGAAAAAAGGGACGACCGCCTTATCCTTTTCATTACAAACCTTAAAGGCCCCCTTATATATCGATACACAACAAGAGCTGTAACCCGGGGCACCTTTGCCCTTCCGCCAGTGTCAGTGGAAGACATGTATAATCCGGGCATAAGGAGCCTGAGCCATGGAGGCACGCTCACCATTGAATAA